The following are encoded together in the Vigna unguiculata cultivar IT97K-499-35 chromosome 2, ASM411807v1, whole genome shotgun sequence genome:
- the LOC114173892 gene encoding uncharacterized protein LOC114173892 isoform X2, giving the protein MESVDCEKNEYEAKVKDLVEPVSHFNPREGEELPRNSVDVYMVKTVTECEPHPEVCYNESNYHVVKDICIDEGVLKKDNVVFVTPLDEKSHDFFPFESCETKEKQKDNTTINVLSLTPTEESDKVSANHNQHKDLMLTDVSGDVNKETPSLGGKVLLQDLLTEDSASSDDKGEQMEPEAMLSSPSLSVADGESKKDNKPQEPADCGKEECSQAGSCKCAEIHHTSRPIEWKSDDQSVTSLIRHSLGESSFSAVGPVSGRISYSGPVPYSGSISLRSDSSTTSTRSFAFPIIQSEWNSSPVRMAKADRGHHRKQRCCWTGGFLCCKF; this is encoded by the exons ATGGAGTCAGTTgattgtgaaaaaaatgaatatgaagCAAAGGTAAAGGATTTGGTTGAGCCAGTATCTCACTTTAATCCTAGAGAAGGAGAAGAGTTGCCTAGGAATTCTGTGGATGTTTACATGGTCAAAACTGTTACAGAATGTGAACCACATCCAGAAGTGTGTTACAATGAGAGTAATTATCATGTTGTGAAGGATATATGCATCGATGAGGGAGTCCTTAAGAAGGATAATGTGGTGTTTGTGACTCCTCTCGACGAAAAGTCGCACGATTTCTTCCCTTTCGAGAGTTGTGAAACTAAAGAAAAACAGAAAGACAACACCACTATCAATGTACTAAGCCTAACACCAACAGAGGAGTCTGATAAGGTTTCTGCTAATCATAATCAGCACAAGGATTTGATGCTCACTGACGTTTCTGGTGATGTCAACAAAGAGACACCTTCACTGGGAGGCAAGGTTTTGTTGCAAGACTTACTCACTGAGGACTCTGCATCTTCTGATGACAAGGGTGAACAG ATGGAGCCTGAAGCAATGTTGAGTAGCCCTTCTTTGTCAGTGGCAGATGGTGAATCAAAGAAAGACAACAAGCCTCAAGAGCCTGCAGATTGTGGTAAAGAAGAATGCAGCCAAGCTGGGAGTTGTAAATGTGCTGAAATTCATCATACAAGCAGGCCAATAGAATGGAAGAGTGACGATCAGTCGGTGACTAGCCTCATTCGTCACAGCTTAGGCGAGTCAAGTTTCTCTGCCGTCGGTCCGGTGTCAGGTCGAATAAGTTACTCAGGGCCGGTACCTTACTCCGGCAGCATCTCCCTCCGGTCAGATAGCAGCACGACTAGCACGCGATCCTTTGCATTTCCAAT AATTCAATCTGAATGGAATAGCAGCCCGGTTAGGATGGCGAAGGCCGACCGGGGGCATCACCGGAAGCAGCGGTGCTGCTGGACGGGTGGCTTTCTTTGCTGTAAATTCTGA
- the LOC114173892 gene encoding uncharacterized protein LOC114173892 isoform X1, whose protein sequence is MKLEGKVAFRHSNIGLEPESESFVFIDDDRISDGYKLPSQKLKEYENEQGLDSLQYDMESVDCEKNEYEAKVKDLVEPVSHFNPREGEELPRNSVDVYMVKTVTECEPHPEVCYNESNYHVVKDICIDEGVLKKDNVVFVTPLDEKSHDFFPFESCETKEKQKDNTTINVLSLTPTEESDKVSANHNQHKDLMLTDVSGDVNKETPSLGGKVLLQDLLTEDSASSDDKGEQMEPEAMLSSPSLSVADGESKKDNKPQEPADCGKEECSQAGSCKCAEIHHTSRPIEWKSDDQSVTSLIRHSLGESSFSAVGPVSGRISYSGPVPYSGSISLRSDSSTTSTRSFAFPIIQSEWNSSPVRMAKADRGHHRKQRCCWTGGFLCCKF, encoded by the exons ATGAAATTAG AAGGAAAAGTGGCTTTTCGGCATTCAAATATTGGTCTTGAGCCTGAATCTGAGTCGTTTGTGTTTATTGACGACGATCGAATTTCTGATGGATACAAATTACCGAGCCAGAAACTGAAGGAATATGAGAATGAACAAGGTTTAGATTCATTACAATATGACATGGAGTCAGTTgattgtgaaaaaaatgaatatgaagCAAAGGTAAAGGATTTGGTTGAGCCAGTATCTCACTTTAATCCTAGAGAAGGAGAAGAGTTGCCTAGGAATTCTGTGGATGTTTACATGGTCAAAACTGTTACAGAATGTGAACCACATCCAGAAGTGTGTTACAATGAGAGTAATTATCATGTTGTGAAGGATATATGCATCGATGAGGGAGTCCTTAAGAAGGATAATGTGGTGTTTGTGACTCCTCTCGACGAAAAGTCGCACGATTTCTTCCCTTTCGAGAGTTGTGAAACTAAAGAAAAACAGAAAGACAACACCACTATCAATGTACTAAGCCTAACACCAACAGAGGAGTCTGATAAGGTTTCTGCTAATCATAATCAGCACAAGGATTTGATGCTCACTGACGTTTCTGGTGATGTCAACAAAGAGACACCTTCACTGGGAGGCAAGGTTTTGTTGCAAGACTTACTCACTGAGGACTCTGCATCTTCTGATGACAAGGGTGAACAG ATGGAGCCTGAAGCAATGTTGAGTAGCCCTTCTTTGTCAGTGGCAGATGGTGAATCAAAGAAAGACAACAAGCCTCAAGAGCCTGCAGATTGTGGTAAAGAAGAATGCAGCCAAGCTGGGAGTTGTAAATGTGCTGAAATTCATCATACAAGCAGGCCAATAGAATGGAAGAGTGACGATCAGTCGGTGACTAGCCTCATTCGTCACAGCTTAGGCGAGTCAAGTTTCTCTGCCGTCGGTCCGGTGTCAGGTCGAATAAGTTACTCAGGGCCGGTACCTTACTCCGGCAGCATCTCCCTCCGGTCAGATAGCAGCACGACTAGCACGCGATCCTTTGCATTTCCAAT AATTCAATCTGAATGGAATAGCAGCCCGGTTAGGATGGCGAAGGCCGACCGGGGGCATCACCGGAAGCAGCGGTGCTGCTGGACGGGTGGCTTTCTTTGCTGTAAATTCTGA